The Homo sapiens chromosome 4, GRCh38.p14 Primary Assembly genome contains the following window.
aaaattagctgggcatggtggcacacacctgtagtcccagctactcaggaggctgaggtggaaggatcagttcagcccaggaagtcaaggctgcagtgagctacgatcacttcactacactctagcctaaatgacagagcaaaaccacttcaaaaaaaagtattagaTCTGGAAAACTAGTCTTTACTTATCTGTATACTAATTGGTAATACCCAGGAACATCCTTTCCCAAATGAAGATCAGCACTGCTGCTCTGGCCAGGCCAAGGAAACAGATGAAGGGAAAGAACATAAGAAGAGTGGAATACAGAAGACAAGAAGGTGGGATAAAATAAAGATCTGAGTCCCAAACTGCTGCCTTTATCTAGGTGAATAAAtttcaacaaaagaagaaataaatgtgcCAGAACTCTTAGGCTTTCTAGTTAAAAGGCTAACTTCCTTATtcaaagaagattcaaatagcTCAAAGTTGGAAATACAACTGGTGCTCAATAGGTACTTATCAACTgataaatgtacattttacatcCTAGCCTAATGGTAAAGCTATTACGGAGATAACAGTGTCAAAGTCGGCTGGATCATCAAACATATTTGTTAACTTTGTTCCTGAAGTAAGAGGTATATTTAATTCCACTACATGAGCCCAAAAAAGTATTATGAAATCAGAGATCTTGCCAGGAATATCCCATGCCCTTCCCACTCATCCATCCCCTATTTTCACACGCTTAGGGAAGAAATATTCTATTCATTTACAATAAGACATCCACTCCTtgcataaagaaaaatgagtacATTGATCAAATATGATGAACAATAGAATGTACTGCTGTGAGGACAAGGACTTTTATCTTTATTGTTCACTGTTGTCTCTACAGCATCTAGAAACATATCTGCCACATagcagttgctcaataaatacttgctaaatgaaggaatgaatgactctttgaagaaataattttgggCAACctaaaaaaaactgttttcaatGTTGATGTTTTTATTAAGGCTTTGGAAGAGtcttattattttacataataattttCCCAACTACTTTTATGGAAtacctcaaaagaaagaaaatttcttttacATTATAGAACTGATGATACTGCCCTAATTGAGCCAAACATAGAAAACTTTGGAAAAAACTTTCTATAAAACAgtttcaatataattttattagcaGTTATTACATCAAAATTCACATTTAGAGGATCCAGAGGACTGTCTTAGAAAATTCTAAAGCATATTTAATTAGGTTTTAACAGTAAGGGAGAACTTAATATAACACAGCCCTTAAAAAGTCAAGACTACTACTGAAAATTAAGTGCAGTTCTATCAAGAACTAGAAATGAACTGCACGCGTAGTGTCACTTAAAGCAAAGCTTCATGAAAATATAATACACTTCTATGAATGTATCAGTGGCAAACATCATTGGCTTCCAAAAAACTGACACTAAAGGAATTTCCAATCAAAACACAAGCACAGTGGCTTTCATTCAATATAGAGCTATGATAAGTCTATCAAGAGACCCTGAATCCTTACGTACTTGTAATATGATTTTATGCTGTGACACTAGTACAAAACACATCAACTCTAATGCATAGATGACGACACATGATAACACGATACCAAGGAAAGCCTTTTTCTATATCAGAAAATGCCAAGTTCTCCAGTACTGTGTAGGCTCGTCATTGCTGATCCAGTGAAATTCTACGTCCTCCAGCTTGAGCAGTATTATAGGATTCACAAATCTTACATTTCATGCCTAATATATGAAACTGAACAGTGGATCGTCCATTACAGTCATTGCAGAGAATCTGAAAAGAGATTAATtcaaattaagtattttaaaccTTATAAATACAAGTAGCATTGTCTACTCATAATCCCTTGAAAATCATATTAAAGATgtgaaaatacatacataagtctaaaaatttccaaaagtagaaatttcttcttattttttcactGAAAACTCTAAAAAGCTATTAAGGTGGCTCTgaattcagaaaatgaaaaggcagatttgagcaaaaaaaaagcttattttaaaatagtttccaaatattaaatAGTATAAATAGTACAAGCAAGAAAATTAACCTAGGCATAATCAGATGAATACCTGATACttataattcaaaataacaacatgatttcattatttttcagtcAGAAATGTATCTcaattaataaaaccaaaatttttacacaaataatatttttgcttattttttaggTTTAGTATACTGTTCCCTGTCTTCTCTGCCTTAGGAATGAATTAAATTCCAAAAAGAGTGTTCCTAAAATTGAGTAAACAGAGAGGCTCTTCGCTCATCCCTACAATAACAATAAGATGCCGTTTAAGAATTAATTTCTTCTAGTGCTAAGTAAGAACCTGAAAAATAACAAAGGTGTTAACCTGAAAATCAATACATTACTATGCAAGAAAAGCACTAGTTTTTGAATAGTCACACTATAATAAGcagaaaatttccaaatttgcTCTAAattataatttggaaaataattatttaaaaaatatgatctaAATGGAGAAAgtggattagtggttgcctaggccTGGGGCGTtagggaatgactgctaatgggtatgagtGTTTCCTttttgggatgataaaaatgttctaaaattgtggtgatgtttgcataactacatgaatattttaaaaagcaccaaattgtacaatttaaatgaatgaactatATAATATGTGAATTGTATCTTAATGAAGCCATTATTTCCAAAAATTATCTACATGGAACATAGCACACTTCGGCCTCTAGTCAATCACATGATTATCGGTTAGTATTCCAAAAGTGATTTTTCATTGCCCTAACAATTATCCACATGAATTATGAAACACTCCagtgtaaataaaacaaaaaataattttcatttggcTTTGCTACGTGGTTTTTATCCTCGTATGCTGAAGTATCTGAAGATGTTCAGAAAATGTGTAATATAACCAAAAATTATCTAGCCAGAATACTAGGCTTTCCCATTCTAATCTAAAACTCAATACCATGTATGGCTGAGAAGAGACAGCAACACATCTTAATTAAACGAAAAAAGATGATCACTCTCCATAAGCCAAAAGGCACAGAAACAACCTTTTATGCTTTAGGTTGCAAGCTAATTGCAACCAAATAAAGAAAGTCAAGACCCTCTGAATCTATTCTGGTTCAGGGCTGCCTGATTCACAAACTGTTTCTCAATTAagttctgttaaatttaatttgtgtaAGGTTTTGCTTCAAACAGCTGGCATCAGAAGTGGGATTTGAAGTACAGCTTTCAGTGACCGCCAGGAGCACCAAGGGGACCCAGTAAGGTACCGTTAGGCCCTTTGTGTCCACTGCTCTCTTGCAGCCATTAGGAATCATGGTAAGTTCTCAGATTCTAAAGCTCTGCGCATTTGTGTTTTGAGCTATCCAAGTTTTTTTGAACACATTTTCTATCTGAACTGAATTCAGAAGTCGCAACAAAAACTGGACTGGGTCCAGGATCCAACTGCCTTGGATCTAGCTAAAGACCTCTTATGCCTGACTGGGTCGGGCAGAAGCACAGTAAATGGCAAAacagcagggggtgggggtgcaaATTTTGGCTTTTGGAAATTCACAGGGTTTTTTGTGTCCTGCCCTCTTCAATTCTTCTTCTTGCACATTTAAGTAGAGAAAAATCACTGGTTAAGTTTACCAAGGAAATATGAGAGCCAAAGCCAAGATTCAAGGTGAAAATGGGAtccttaatttctgaagaacTGAGCAATCTACCTTCTGGCTCTGCCTACATTTACAAGTGTAAGTATTAGGCCCCAGAAGCagcactttttaaacattttatagaaGGATAAAATGCCATTTGCTTATAGAAATGGCAAAACCTtactaaaagtaatttaaaattataatggaacGTCCCAAATGAACACTTAAAACTACACTTTAAGAAGTGCATTTGATGATGGCCATAAGCtgttaaaaaccaaaccaaaaaaaaaagtgcatttgaAAATGAGGGCTCCCAAATTAGACTCATCTAAGAATGCCTATTGAGTGAagcttctaaaaatatttcaatatttttattgccttaaaaaaaagatgttttaaaaggcaaataaaaagctTAACTAACTGATAAGACAAATTAAATCTACTAGCCTTTTGGCTTAGTTACTATACTGCCCTGAAGGCTAAAAGAAAGCTAGCCTggattaaatgtttataaaatataggCCCTTAGGTAAAGCTGACTTGCCTCTTTTTCAGATCTATCCATACTGTGCCCAGGCATGGACATGGACACTAAGATACTTCTGTTTAATTTCTGAGTAAActgcaaacaataaaaaagaacgCTGTCTTTCCCCTACTGTCTTAGTGGGCTCCACCCTGAACTCAGTAATTTTAGCTAAGAAACagtagttaaatttttaaaaacgatCTATGGAACTAAAGTATACCTTTCTGGCATTCAACTGGCTATACTGAAGGCTATCCTGAAACCCTTTTGGTAAAATCAATTTATATCTATAAAGGAAATTTACATTTGTAAAGGTGTCTGTGTACATTAGGAACTCTTatcactattttaaatttatatagtaAGTCATACCTTTGTTTAAGGTGACTGGCCATCTTGTCTTAACTTTTACTCACACCATTTTTTCCTTGGTTTGAGCAAATGATGGTACAATATTTACGTCTAAAGTCTTAGCTGTGTGCTTTTGAGATATACATTTTCTACCTTGTTTGACCTAAGAATTGGCCCTTTAGAAATGCATATTTAGGGCTGCCTAGCTAACAATTGCTTAGGGCAATGAAACAGGTTAATTGGTAAACTGATAGTCTGAATGGTGAatagaaaaactatttaaaagccAGCAAATGAGAATCCTTTAGGAAAGCTCTAAGATCTGCTTCTGTCTGTGTCTGTATTCCTATAGGTGTTATGTGTATGTGATAACATTTGGTAAATAAAGCCAGTTTTTATATTGTTAGTAAATAGGAATGGCTTCAGAGGTGTCTGTTGAATATAATTCAACACTTGCTTGATTTGACTGTGAGCTTGTTTTGGGTTTTGAACCTCTAGATTCTCAAGTCTGGCTAGGTGAGACCTGGGTACATGTTCTCAGTGCCTAGACCTGTAGCTACAAAGCAGAATCAAGCCCACTAGAGCTTCTTCTTCCCTGTCTTAGCTTTGCCTCCTGGCTATTCTAGGAGGGGTTCCATCCTCCAAGCATCATCTTTACAGCTCTGTCTTCTGTTCAAAGCTCTGTAAGTGGTACGTAAATTCAGGACTCAGACAGGCTCTGCCCTTCATAGCCCTCCTGGTTGACATATGACTACTTGAGACTCAAGATGACTGAGAAAACATTCGGGAGGGTACATCTGTGtcctaatttcaaattttttttcagtaatttaaaatcttatagTCATATGTTTAAGTAAATAATCATAAAACTTTTAAGTCATTTATAAGTTAAAATGCTAAAACATTAATTATAAGTTTAAGTTTATATACTTTGgcatcttatttttatatagtatagaaaaactaaatatatttagatatcttaataaataataatttaaggaAACAtccttccaaaaaattaaaatggcttCCATCTATAAATACTGATACAAAACAGTTCAAAATTACTTCCTAGGGTTTTCACTGGAAATTAGGATTACTAAGAGTTAAAACTgtagttaatatatgtaattaaaactactaGATGTAAGAAAAACAATTCCCTATAAGGAGTGTAAAAACAAGCAAGATATACTTTTGGTAAGACAAGTTGCAAAggcatgtatttaaaaaaattcagcttcaggaggccaaggaggccaaggcgggtagatcacaaggtcaggagtttgagaccagcctggccaatacagtgaaaccccgtctctactaaaagtacaaaaattagccaggcgtagtggtgtgcgcttgtagtcccagctactcgggaggctgaggcagaagaattgcttaaaccctggaggcagaggttgcagtgagccaagattgctccactgtactccagcctgggtgacagagaaagactccgtctaaaaaaaaaattttggtctAGTTTGAAGTTACTTAACGGTTGTTTCaaattgaaggaataaaaaagtgTAGATTAAAATACAGAACgttcaaaagaaagaattttaaaagtttataaggGAATATAAAAGATTTATGGAAATCTTACGTGGTAAAAAACTGACAGATTGGATGGATTTGtttacaaggttttattaaaattcgCTTTAGTCCTAACAATACAAAAGTAAAATCTGGTTTTCTCTCTTGAACAAAGATTTCATGTAGTATTAATAAGacagttaaatatttttgtttacttttgggtaaatttcaaacaataaaaagagGAGACAAGGGGAAACAGATTTTGTCTCACGCTGTCTCAGGACTTTTAATTGTTTAGAAAACTGAGTTTCGAAGagtaaaggtttttgctttttaaaacctgTTAATTCTCATATTGGCTATATAAatgactatatataaatatatatatagtcatatatatattcacaatatatatagtcatatatattcataatatatatattcataatatatatattcataatatattcataatatatatattcataatatattcataatatatatattcatatatatattcataatatatattcatatatattcataatatatatattcataatatatatattcatatatattcataatatatatattcatatatattcataatatatatattcatatatatattcataatatatattcatatatatattcataatatatattcatatatatattcataatatatatattcatatatatattcataatatatatattcatatatatattcataatatatattcataatatatatattcataatatatattcataatatatatattcataatatatattcataatatatatattcatatatatattcatatatataaatgtgatcCTATTTTGGTCAAGTATTTTAAATCTTCGACACACTTGACaagcttcccaaaatcaaatttcaacttcaaaattaagtcttttttttttacctctaaCTTTGGCATGCTACAAAGGGCCCCTGCggtattcaaaagagaaaaaaatgattatttgatCTGTTAAATTACATAGGAAGCACTGTCAAATAAGAAATGATATTTAACCtttgtgttatatttttattaagatttATTCCAAAATTATATGAGATTCTAAAATTCTTTATGTCGGGGTATATGCTATCAGTCTTAATTATGGTTACTGTGTTATTGCaggccacagaaataaccaaatttccttgtcaatcaTGTCTTTAACTATAACCATTTTAAGTTGTTTCCACAGTTAACTGCTTAATTCTGATGCAGTTTCTCTGAAAACTAGACAAGCAAGCAAAATCCTACAGTACTGTGTCTTCAAGGAGGTTCATGAAAGGATGAAAAGGACCCTGACAAACTCTCTTAAATATAGACTTCTGACAACTTTAGGACTTGGACTGGATAACAATTCCTAGAACTCTAATGGAGAGACTGACTGGTTTATAAAACTGCCAACCCAAGCAGGATAAAAATTGATTGAATaccaagaaaatactttgccagatTTTCACACTAAAGCAGCCAgtactgaaattgtttagatTTCAATCAATTCCACAATCCAAGTCAAATTACCTATAATAACCCTTCAGTTATCAGTGGTAGGCACCTAACCTGGTATTTAAGAGGACACAAATCCAATGTTAAGCATGGACTCATGGAGAACCTGGACAGCCACCTGGCCCTTCCTAAATCCTTAAAGCTTCCAttattaaaagttctgcattccagccaggcaaggtggctcatcactcctataatcccagcactttgggagaccgaggcgggtggatcacgaggtcaggagttcaagaccagcctggccaacatggcgaaacaccgactctactaaaaatacaaaaattagccaggtgtggtggcgggcacctgtaatcccagctacttgggaggctgaggcaggagaatcgcttgaaccctggaggcagaggttgcagtgagccgagattgtgccactgcactccaggctgcacaacaagagcaagactctgtctaaaacaaacaaaaaaaaaaagtctgcattcCATGGCTcatcatggaaaagataaaatattccaaattttacatgtatatataaaatttatatatattgctaaattgctaaaataatttaTGACCAATGTTTGCTTTGTCGAAACCATAATCCTGGGAAGACAATCAAAACTTCACGTACATTTCTGCTACCTGATGGGCCATTTAAGTATTTATAGAAGGATTACATTCAATTGTCATTTTgaatgcatgttttctggttgtatagAAGGTATCCCATGCAAGAGGGTTAACTCTATTACAGTACCTAAAAGgttattataaaatgtgtttctctcATGGGACATTCCTAGAGAAATCTCCAGTGACACAGGTACTTATTTCACTGGATAAGTTGTAAAATAGTTAAATAAGATACTACAGATACAATAGCATTAGGCAAAACTAACTGAATTGACTGGATTGCCTTGGTCAAAGATATTGCAGATTGATGGTAATCAGATCCCCTTGGAGTGGAAAACGTAAGTTGACCCCTTACGAAATAATCACTGGAAGGCCTGTATACCTAATAATAAATAGAATCTCATGTATCTTCCACTACCAAACTCTGATATGACTAAATGCCGCAAGGCTTTTATGCATTATGCCAAAGTGTATTTTCACCaagtaaagaaaattttgatGGTCCAATGACTAAGAACAATCAAACCCTTCACAATCTAGAATCTGGAGACTGGGTCTCTGAGAACAACATCAGAGAAAGACTGCCTTTTCCACCTACACTAAAGCTTCTGGACTTTGAACTTAGGTTCATTATCTCACATTTCAGAAGGGACCCTCCACACTCTTGGAAGTGGACACCCATGAGAGACCTTAAGACAAAGTTAACCAGGAAAGTTTCTCCCCAGAAGCAAGCAGCATTTTAGTGTGGACAGTTTTTTCCCAAGATCATGAATCAAGACTTCTCTGTAATTATGACTCTTATCTCTCAATTTGTTCCTTGCTTATGATTCTGTGAACAACAGAAGTGAAAAAGGGGTCTCCTGTGTGCACTCCATAAAAATAAGTCTAAGATGGAATAAAAAGGGTAATAAACACTAAAAACCAAAACGTAATCTCAAAAATCAGCAAATATGTTCtcctgaaataaaatgtaaaataattaaaaataaaatgtacttaaaaAGTCCCACCAGTGATCCAACCCTAGTCAGTTATATTACTGACTGACTCTGGCAAGTAATATGTAAACAATTCAGAATGAAGTTTTTGCCTGCCATCTAGTGTTGGGAAAAACTACATAAAGGTAttcttaagactttttttttcccgaTCTGAGCTacttaactaaaatttaaaaatcattttgtgcTTTCCATTAATCATCACATTAGCATCTGTGTCAaaccagtatatatatattttttttttggcaaattcAAGCAGGAGGGCAAAAATAAGAGTGCCAACAAGGAGTCTACAAAGTTTTAAGTATTGATTCTACTCACATCCACAGTCATGTTCTGATATTCTGATGGCATAGGAGTCTGTGCTACTTCATCATCCAGCTGTCTCCAATACCTGGTCATATCTAAAGCAGAGTGCATACATAATGGACATCTGTAGCCTCTGAAAGAGATAGAAaggttattttccaaatattaaacAAGAATATATTAATTCAGGTATACAAGAAGATGCAGGCTAACTGCCACATGAACCATTCAAAACAGGCATTTTCCTCCATTTCAAGATAATCTCTTAGGAACCTGGGAACTTTCacactataaaacttttaaattaattccTGTATACTTATTTAAAACTAAGTCTTTTTCCTCAGTACTCTAAAATGGAGAGGAATTAGTCCATATTCTTTGTAGAATacacttcatatatttttataaactaattAAGCTACTCCTTATCTAAACAACCTTAATTTCTTAATACACTCATGTAAAGAGactgtatttgtttaaaattattcagatattatttcctttctaaaaatttgaaaaaaagaatgctcTCTCTAGCTCTTCACATTTTTGCTCATCAATATGTAGGACCAAAATACAGTCttctcttttcaattattttcatctaattttaatatcttttccaTTAATAAAGTCTTAGCTTTAATGATCACTTCACCTACTTTCTTTTAGTTTACTATACTTGGCCAATATAACAACCTAACAAATTTTTGGCaatatttttcagcatttttacaaCACTATAACTGCATCTGGCAAAAACTGCACTTCCTGGTATATATGgccagaaaaaaaagaggtaactACCTCAAATTGTGGGAGGAGACAAGATTTAAGAGAAACATATGGCAAAAGTGTAGTTCTATATCCAAGACACTTTGTCctgttttaacaatattcatCTACCCTACCCATTTCAATATAAATATTGCCATGCCCAATATAGTATAAGTAACAATGTTTGTCCAcctccccacaccacacacacaaaaaagtcaaacatcttacaattatttttaaaatcccaaacaCTCACtctttcaacatttcttcataacacgttctgaaagaaaatataagattattttaGTAAAACAAAAACTGTCTCCACTATTTTCAAACATCATTGAGAAAAAGATGTTACTTTACCTATGTAAAAGATGTCCACATGGCAAGACATGAGCAACAACACGGGATGTGTGAATGTcctgtaaatgaaataaatgttagtGCTTGTATGAAGACAATATAAACATCCAAGTATTTTAAATTCAAGAGCTGAGACTtccaaagtaaaaaatattttaagcctacCTCCAAACATATTGGACAATTCTGTCGGGACACATTTTCAATACACTGTTTAAAAGAGAAATTCACATTAACAAAAGCTTAACTAGATTAAAATGTCaggtataaaaatattaataataaaaattaacaaaaccaacttactaaaaataatagctaacattaatatatgctttttatatgtaagaagagttttttaatagttatttaaatCTCACACTATTTCAGGCTTGGCATATTATCTGATACAATGAAAATGTCAATAAACATTATTGAGATTaccttcatttcacaaataaggaAAGTGACTTAGGAATTCAAGACACTTACCCAAGATCCAAAGATAATAAGATTTGGAACCTTTGCATATTATGTATGTTTTACTCCAAAGCCAGTGACCTAAATTAGTAAGCTCAACTTACTAATAATATTGGTAATAATAGTTCATATTATTGAAATTTACTACATGCCATGTTCAGCACAGTACCTGTATAAGATCAATTAAATCTCACAATCCTAGATGAAATAGGCTATGATTGTTATACCATTTTACAGTTAAAGCAGTGGAGGCCTAGAGAAGCTAAGGAACTTCCAAAGTCACACATTAATAAGAGGCAGAATTAAACTGGAGCTCCAGCAGGCTAACTTCAGAGCCAGAGTTCTTAA
Protein-coding sequences here:
- the RCHY1 gene encoding RING finger and CHY zinc finger domain-containing protein 1 isoform 4 (isoform 4 is encoded by transcript variant 6), whose amino-acid sequence is MAATAREDGASGQERGQRGCEHYDRGCLLKAQQTCEECSTLFGEYYCDICHLFDKDKKQYHCENCGICRIGPKEDFFHCLKCNLCLAMNLQGRHKCIENVSRQNCPICLEDIHTSRVVAHVLPCGHLLHRTCYEEMLKEGYRCPLCMHSALDMTRYWRQLDDEVAQTPMPSEYQNMTVDILCNDCNGRSTVQFHILGMKCKICESYNTAQAGGRRISLDQQ
- the RCHY1 gene encoding RING finger and CHY zinc finger domain-containing protein 1 isoform X2, producing MNLQGRHKCIENVSRQNCPICLEDIHTSRVVAHVLPCGHLLHRGYRCPLCMHSALDMTRYWRQLDDEVAQTPMPSEYQNMTVDILCNDCNGRSTVQFHILGMKCKICESYNTAQAGGRRISLDQQ
- the RCHY1 gene encoding RING finger and CHY zinc finger domain-containing protein 1 isoform 6 (isoform 6 is encoded by transcript variant 8); translated protein: MAPAVKSEAPCCDKLYTCRLCHDNNEDHQLDRFKVKEVQCINCEKIQHAQQTCEECSTLFGEYYCDICHLFDKDKKQYHCENCGICRIGPKEDFFHCLKCNLCLAMNLQGRHKCIENVSRQNCPICLEDIHTSRVVAHVLPCGHLLHRTCYEEMLKEGYRCPLCMHSALDMTRYWRQLDDEVAQTPMPSEYQNMTVDILCNDCNGRSTVQFHILGMKCKICESYNTAQAGGRRISLDQQ
- the RCHY1 gene encoding RING finger and CHY zinc finger domain-containing protein 1 isoform 7 (isoform 7 is encoded by transcript variant 13), which gives rise to MNLQGRHKCIENVSRQNCPICLEDIHTSRVVAHVLPCGHLLHRTCYEEMLKEGYRCPLCMHSALDMTRYWRQLDDEVAQTPMPSEYQNMTVDILCNDCNGRSTVQFHILGMKCKICESYNTAQAGGRRISLDQQ
- the RCHY1 gene encoding RING finger and CHY zinc finger domain-containing protein 1 isoform 5 (isoform 5 is encoded by transcript variant 7); translation: MAATAREDGASGQERGQRGCEHYDRGCLLKAQQTCEECSTLFGEYYCDICHLFDKDKKQYHCENCGICRIGPKEDFFHCLKCNLCLAMNLQGRHKCIENVSRQNCPICLEDIHTSRVVAHVLPCGHLLHRGYRCPLCMHSALDMTRYWRQLDDEVAQTPMPSEYQNMTVDILCNDCNGRSTVQFHILGMKCKICESYNTAQAGGRRISLDQQ